In Candidatus Bathyarchaeota archaeon, the sequence TTATACACATTAAAAAGTACGTCTTCAGTAAAATAATTATTATTGAATGTCTAATCTAAATGTTGAAAAAATCACAGCTTCCATTCGGAAATTCTAACATGAATAAAGGTTGTAGATAATTAAAGATGAATTGTGAGATCTGTGGAAATAAAATAATTGAAAAACCTAACAGAGTAGTAATTGAAGGGTCTAAATTAGTGGTCTGTAGAAAATGTTCTGAATTCAGTGAAACATCATGGGAATCTGAATTTCAAAGATCACAAATTACCCAGGCAATCAAGCCAAGTTCCACATTTAGAGATTCAAGAAGGAATCTCAGAATTAAGAGTCCTTCCAAAAATCTTGAAGATTACGAGATAACTGAGAATTTTTCAGAATCTTTACAAAAGGGAAGAACAAAAATGGGAATTTCTCAAGAAGAACTTGCGAAACTTCTCAAAGAAAAATTATCTGTCATTCAGAAAATTGAGTCGGGTAAAATCGCTCCTAGCCTTAAATTATCAAGAGAAATTGAACATTTATTAAAGATTAAATTGCTAACTACGGAAAAACCAAAGATAGATTACGATGCCAATAAAGAAATGGCCTCGGATTTAACCATCGGTGATGTATTTCAATATAAGAAAAAGGAAAAGGAAGAAAACAATTGATTCTTTCCTAATTAACATGAAATTTAGCGCAGTTACATGGAATCTCGAAAACATAAAGGGAAAATTGGGAAAATAAATTGAAGATCTCAGTATTACGATGGGGCCATAGACAAAGAGACTATAGGGTTACAACTCATGTAGCTCTTACTGCTAGGGCATTTGGCGCATCTCAATTCTTAATATCTGATGCTGAGGATAAAACAATAAAAGAGACCATTAAAAATATGAACGAAAATTGGGGTGGAGAATTCGACTTCAAGATGGGCATATCTTGGAGATCTGCTATTGAAGAATGGCGGAACAATGGAGGAATTGTAGTTCATTTGACTATCTATGGAGAAAATATAGAAAACAGTAATGTTCTCGATAGAATCAAATCTACGAATAGGAATATAATGATTCTAATTGGAAGCAAGAAAGTGCCTCCAGACTTTTTTTCAGAAAAGGTATCGGATTTTAATGTTGCGATTGGAAACCAACCACATTCTGAAGTTGCGGCTTTGGCAGTTTTCTTAGATCGCTTACTTAATGGGACCCAATTGGGTAAATCATTTGAGAAAGCTAGAATTCATGTCATCCCATCTAAATATGGAAAGAAAGTAATTGAGAATACTTCTGACTTAAATGATAAAAATCTTTGACTTATCACAATTCATTAATAAGATTATATTATCAAGTAAAGTGAATAGACATTGATGGATGCTTACAAAGACGAATTGTTGAAGACTGCAAAATTATTCGGAGGAGACGATGCAACTAATGTTATCAAGATTCTCTTAGAATTAGGTGAGACTACTGACGATGTTTTAGCCAAGGAATCTGGTGTTAGTTTAAATATAGTTCGAAAAGTTCTGTACAAGCTTTATGACTATTCATTAATTTCGTGTGCTAGAGAGAGAAACGATAAGACTGGATGGTATATTTTCCGTTGGAAGGTTCAACCAAGCCAATTAGATGCATTCATTCGGATCAGGAAAAAGCGTATATTAGGAAAGCTGAAAAATAGATTAGAATTTGAAAAAAACCATAGCTTCTTTGTTTGTGAAAAATGTTTAGACGTTCGTGTTACTTTCGAGGAAGGTATTGAATCGGCCTTTAGATGTAGCAAATGCGGAGGTCAATTTGTTAGTGCAAACAACGCCGAAATTATTGAAGAACTTTCTGTTAGGATTATGCAATTAGAGAAAGAATTGGGTAATTGAAATCCTTAATGCAATTCTAATAACATCAATTACTGAAAAAGATATTTTTAATTAATATAGATAAGCGCTTATCAAAATTTGAAATTCTAATTACATATTTATTTTATTAGCCGATTTTTAATTGAATTTTTATAATGGGATGTAATGATGAGTAAAGAAATATCTGCTGTTCTGGAGTCGCAAAGGAAAGTCTCTATCCAAGAATTTGAAATTCCAAATGTTGAAAAAGAAGGACTTCTACTTAAAGTCGAATCTGTCGGGATATGTGGATCCGATGTTGAAAGATATATAGGAACTGAATTTGAAGGAACTTTCAAAACACCTTTCCCCATAATTATGGGGCATGAAGTAGTTGGCTATATTTCAGATGGTAATCAAGACCAGTTGAAGAAGAATAATATAGAAATTGGTGATCGAGTCACTATTGAACCCTATATCCTTTGTGGTGAATGCGACTATTGTTTAACTGGAAATTATCAGCTCTGTAAGAATATGAGAGCATATGGCGTTAATATATCATGTAAAGAGCCTCCCTACTTATGGGGCGCATATGGAGAATACATGTACGTGGCGCCAAACTCGCGTATACATAGAATATCAAAAAACGCTCCAAAAGAAGCTGCATGTCTATCGAGTATTATTGGCAATGGCATTAGATGGTCGTCAACAAAAGGAAATGTTAAGCTTGGAGATTCGATAGTAGTAATAGGACCTGGGACACAAGGATTGGCAGCTGTTCTTGTAGCCGATTATATAGGTGCTGGAGAGATCATAATTATCGGAACATCGAAAGATAAAAGTAGATTGAATATCGCAAAGGATTTCGGGGCTGATCATTCAATAATTATAGAAGAGGAAAATGCTGTTGAAAGAGTTAAGGAACTTACTGATGGAAAATTAGCTGATGTTGTAATATGTTGTGTTGGTGTTCCAGCGGCCATTGATATGGGTTTGGACTTGGTAAAACCTTTAGGAACTTTTGTTCTGGTTGGTTTAACAGGAGAAAACAAAACCACTTTATCAACTGACAGAATCGTAATGAATGAGCTGAAAATCTTTGGCGGACTGGGGCAATCTTACAATGTTGAGGCTGCCGTGAAGCTCATTGAAAGTTGTAAGTATCCAATAGAGAAGATGGTTACCCATACATTCTCTTTGAACGAAGCTGAAAAAGCATTGATAACATCAGCATACGAAATTCCAGGAGAAGAACCAATAAAGGCTGTTATTATCCCTTAATTATATTTAATCCTAAAATTAACGAATGTGTGAGAATAATAATTTTGAAAAAATTTCCTACCAGAAAAGAATCTATTTCTTTTCTTAAGAGAGTTGGATGTAATCCGAGAGTTATTGAGCACTCTAAAACTGTATCAAAATACGCAGTCGAAATTACAGATATCTGTGAAAAGAAAAGAAATATCAATAAACAGTTAGTCGAGATAGGTGCATTGCTACACGATGTAGGTCGAGCATTGACAAATGATGTACGGCATGCTGTTCTGGGCGCTGCACTGATAAGAGCAGCAGATTTCCATGATGATCTTGTTAACTTAGTAGAAAGACATATTGGAGCAGGCATTCCAAAAGAGGAAGCACGTAAACTTGGATTACCTCCAAAAAGCTATATGCCGAAAAAGATCGAAGAAAAAATTGTTAGTTATGCTGATAAGCTCATCCGTGGGAAAAAACGGATTACTCCAGCTGAAGCAATTGATGATATTTCTCATAAATTGGGTCCAAGACATCCTGCAATAAAAAGATTTGAGAATCTAGATAAAGAGATACGTAGCTTGATGGATGCCTAATCCCTATGGAAATGATGATTTCAGAGAAGATCATTGATGTAGAGGGAAAACTAGCGGTAGAAGAAATTCAAAAAATATTGAATGATATGGCGTCAGGTATTAGAGTCAAACTTGAAAAACCTATAGTCGGTAGTAGAGGATGGGTTTCTATTAAATTTTCGGGGGAAGATTCAGAGCCTTATTTTGAACTGATAAAGCAAAAATTTGGGTTTGCTCCATTTAGCTTAGATAGTATTGAGATAGGTGATATTTTCCGAGGGTTCATTATTGGAGTAAATAATATGAATATCCAAATAGATTTTGGAATCTTATCACCGAAGCCAATTTATGGTTCCTATAGATTAAAAAAAATCAGTTCTCAACTTTTAGATGGACTTGAAAATAGTCTGGATTATATTATAGATAGATTCCTATTTCATAAAGGTGTACCTTTAGAAATAAGAATAATTGGAGTACAAAACCACAAAATAGATCTAGAATTATCAGATGAATATGTGAGATTCCTAAAACAATTGGAGAAAATTCCCTTTCCTAGAATAATGATTACCGCAGCTTTATCAAGGAACCTAATCAATTTTATTAAGGCCAATAAAATTGACAAATATATTATTGGAATAGATAGATTAAGTTTAACAAATCATTTACTGACTTGCAAGATAGGAACAGACATGGACAAATTGACATTTAAATTGAGTAATAAATTCAAAAAAACTCAAATTCATCCATTGAAAATCATTAGAAATAGAAAAACTTAAAGAATTC encodes:
- a CDS encoding multiprotein bridging factor aMBF1, with translation MNCEICGNKIIEKPNRVVIEGSKLVVCRKCSEFSETSWESEFQRSQITQAIKPSSTFRDSRRNLRIKSPSKNLEDYEITENFSESLQKGRTKMGISQEELAKLLKEKLSVIQKIESGKIAPSLKLSREIEHLLKIKLLTTEKPKIDYDANKEMASDLTIGDVFQYKKKEKEENN
- a CDS encoding DUF2110 family protein, coding for MEMMISEKIIDVEGKLAVEEIQKILNDMASGIRVKLEKPIVGSRGWVSIKFSGEDSEPYFELIKQKFGFAPFSLDSIEIGDIFRGFIIGVNNMNIQIDFGILSPKPIYGSYRLKKISSQLLDGLENSLDYIIDRFLFHKGVPLEIRIIGVQNHKIDLELSDEYVRFLKQLEKIPFPRIMITAALSRNLINFIKANKIDKYIIGIDRLSLTNHLLTCKIGTDMDKLTFKLSNKFKKTQIHPLKIIRNRKT
- a CDS encoding transcription factor; amino-acid sequence: MDAYKDELLKTAKLFGGDDATNVIKILLELGETTDDVLAKESGVSLNIVRKVLYKLYDYSLISCARERNDKTGWYIFRWKVQPSQLDAFIRIRKKRILGKLKNRLEFEKNHSFFVCEKCLDVRVTFEEGIESAFRCSKCGGQFVSANNAEIIEELSVRIMQLEKELGN
- a CDS encoding zinc-binding dehydrogenase, with product MMSKEISAVLESQRKVSIQEFEIPNVEKEGLLLKVESVGICGSDVERYIGTEFEGTFKTPFPIIMGHEVVGYISDGNQDQLKKNNIEIGDRVTIEPYILCGECDYCLTGNYQLCKNMRAYGVNISCKEPPYLWGAYGEYMYVAPNSRIHRISKNAPKEAACLSSIIGNGIRWSSTKGNVKLGDSIVVIGPGTQGLAAVLVADYIGAGEIIIIGTSKDKSRLNIAKDFGADHSIIIEEENAVERVKELTDGKLADVVICCVGVPAAIDMGLDLVKPLGTFVLVGLTGENKTTLSTDRIVMNELKIFGGLGQSYNVEAAVKLIESCKYPIEKMVTHTFSLNEAEKALITSAYEIPGEEPIKAVIIP
- a CDS encoding tRNA (cytidine(56)-2'-O)-methyltransferase (catalyzes the S-adenosyl-methionine-dependent 2'-O-ribose methylation of C56 in tRNA transcripts), with the protein product MKISVLRWGHRQRDYRVTTHVALTARAFGASQFLISDAEDKTIKETIKNMNENWGGEFDFKMGISWRSAIEEWRNNGGIVVHLTIYGENIENSNVLDRIKSTNRNIMILIGSKKVPPDFFSEKVSDFNVAIGNQPHSEVAALAVFLDRLLNGTQLGKSFEKARIHVIPSKYGKKVIENTSDLNDKNL
- a CDS encoding HD domain-containing protein, giving the protein MKKFPTRKESISFLKRVGCNPRVIEHSKTVSKYAVEITDICEKKRNINKQLVEIGALLHDVGRALTNDVRHAVLGAALIRAADFHDDLVNLVERHIGAGIPKEEARKLGLPPKSYMPKKIEEKIVSYADKLIRGKKRITPAEAIDDISHKLGPRHPAIKRFENLDKEIRSLMDA